ccgccagcgccggtcttcatggacacgtcgccgctgttgccagatgtgccacctgcagcggtcgacagcttcatcgcgccgctgtcggttgcggtgccaacacctgtcgtgatcgttactgcgccgccggtgcccgagccAAAGCCCGCCACAATCTCAATCTCACCACCAGTGctggtgctcgtggacgaagaTGCTGATGGATCGTCAGACGCACCAGCCTTGATGGTCAGCTTACCACCAGTGGCGTTGCTAGAGGTGGTTTTACCAGCCGTCAGCGACatgtcgccgccagggccgGTGTTGCCATCGCCAACCTTCAGcttgatgtcgccgccgttgccgccaacggcgcTGCCAGTGCTGATCGAGATGTTGCCGCTCGCACCAGCGGTCTGGgagtcgcccgtggcgagctccattttgccgctgttgccggtggtgccgccagcgccggtcttcatggacacgtcgccgctgctgccagatgtgccacctgcagcggtcgacagcttcatcgcgccgctgtcggttgcggtgccaacacctgtcgtgatcgtcactgcgccgccggtgcccgagccAAAGCCCGCCACAATCTCAATCTCACCACCAGTGctggtgctcgtggacgaagaTGCTGATGGATCGTCAGACGCACCAGCCTCGATGGTCAGCTTACCACCGGTGGCGTTGCTAGAGGTGGTCCTGCCAGCCGTCAGCGACATGTCGCCGCCAGAGCCGGTGTTGCCATCGCCAACCTTCAGcgtgatgtcgccgccgttgccgccaacggcgcTGCCAGTGCTGATCTTGAAgtcgccgctcgcaccaGCGGTCTGGGAGTCGCCCGTGACGAGCTCCATTTTGCCGCTGTtgccggtggtgccgccagcgccggtcttcatggacacgtcgccgctgctgccagatgtgccacctgcagcggtcgacagcgtcatcgcgccgctgtcggttGCGGTGCCAACACCTGTCATGATCGTcactgcgccgccggtgcccgagccAAGGCCCGCCACAATCTCAATCTCACCACCAGTGctggtgctcgtggacgaagaTGCTGATGGATCGTCAGACGCACCAGCCTTGATGGTCAGCTTACCACCAGTGGCGTTGCTAGAGGTGGTTTTGCCAGCCGTCAGCGACatgtcgccgccagggccgGTGTTGCCATCGCCAACCTTCAGcgtgatgtcgccgccgttgccgccaacggcgcTGCCAGTGCTGATCTTGAAgtcgccgctcgcaccaGCGGTCTGGGAGTCGCCCGTGACGAGCTCCATTTTGCCGCTGTtgccggtggtgccgccagcgccggtcttcatggacacgtcgccgctgttgccagatgtgccacctgcagcggtcgacagcgtcatcgcgccgctgtcggttgcggtgccaacacctgtcgtgatcgtcactgcgccgccggtgcccgagccAAGGCCCGCCACAATCTCAATCTCACCACCAGTGctggtgctcgtggacgaagaTGCTGATGGATCGTCAGACGCACCAGCCTTGATGGTCAGCTTACCACCAGTGGCGTTGCTAGAGGTGGTTTTGCCAGCCGTCAGCGACATGTCGCCGCCAGAGCCGGTGTTGCCATCGCCAACCTTCAGcgtgatgtcgccgccgttgccgccaacggcgcTGCCAGTGCTGATCGAGATgtcgccgctcgcaccagcggtctgggagtcgcccgtggcgagctccattttgccgctgttgccggtggtgccgccagcgccggtcttcatggacacgtcgccgctgttgccagatgtgccacctgcagcggtcgacagcttcatcgcgccgctgtcggttgcggtgccaacacctgtcgtgatcgtcactgcgccgccggtgcccgagccAAGGCCCGCCACAATCTCAATCTCACCACCAGTGctggtgctcgtggacgaagaTGCTGATGGATCATCAGACGCACCAGCCTTGATGGTCAGCTTACCACCAGTGGCGTTGCTAGAGGTGGTTTTGCCAGCCGTCAGCGACatgtcgccgccagggccgGTGTTGCCATCGCCCACCTTCAGCTTGATGTcaccgccgttgccgccaacggcgcTGCCAGTGCTGATCGAGATGATGCCGCTCGCACCAGCGGTCTGGgagtcgcccgtggcgagctccattttgccgctgttgccggtggtgccgccagcgccggtcttcatggacacgtcgccgctgttgccagatgtgccacctgcagcggtcgacagcttcatcgcgccgctgtcggttgcggtgccaacacctgtcgtgatcgtcactgcgccgccggtgcccgagccAAAGCCCGCCACAATCTCAATCTCACCACCAGTGctggtgctcgtggacgaagaTGCTGATGGATCGTCAGACGCACCAGCCTTGATGGTCAGCTTACCACCAGTGGCGTTGCTAGAGGTGGTTTTGCCAGCCGTCAGCGACatgtcgccgccagggccgGTGTTGCCATCGCCCACCTTCAGcgtgatgtcgccgccgttgccgccaacggcgcTGCCAGTGCTGATCGAGATgtcgccgctcgcaccagcggtctgggagtcgcccgtggcgagctccattttgccgctgttgccggtggtgccgccagcgccggtcttcatggacacgtcgccgctgttgccagatgtgccacctgcagcggtcgacagcttcatcgcgccgctgtcggttgcggtgccaacacctgtcgtgatcgtcactgcgccgccggtgcccgagccAAAGCCCGCCACAATCTCAATCTCACCACCAGTGctggtgctcgtggacgaagaTGCTGATGGATCGTCAGACGCACCAGCCTTGATGGTCAGCTTACCACCAGTGGCGTTGCTAGAGGTGGTCCTGCCAGCCGTCAGCGACatgtcgccgccagcgccggtgtTGCCATCGCCCACCTTCAGcgtgatgtcgccgccgttgccgccaacggcgcTGCCAGTGCTGATCGAGATGTTGCCGCTCGCACCAGCGGTCTGGgagtcgcccgtggcgagctccattttgccgctgttgccggtggtgccgccagcgccggtcttcatggacacgtcgccgctgttgccagatgtgccacctgcagcggtcgacagcttcatcgcgccgctgtcggttgcggtgccaacacctgtcgtgatcgtcactgcgccgccggtgcccgagccAAAGCCCGCCACAATCTCAATCTCACCACCAGTGctggtgctcgtggacgaagaTGCTGATGGATCATCAGACGCACCAGCCTCGATGGTCAGCTTACCACCAGTGGCGTTGCTAGAGGTGGTTTTGCCAGCCGTCAGCGACatgtcgccgccagggccgGTGTTGCCATCGCCAACCTTCAAcgtgatgtcgccgccgttgccgccagAAGCTCCTCCCGTGGATATATCAATATTTCCGGATTCACCGCTTGTCGCTGTTCCTGTCCCGATTGTCATGGTTCCACTGCTGTTTGCTGAGCTCCCAGTAACCATCATGATCTCACCCGTCAGACCATTGGCGTCTCCTGAAGTGACGACGACAGCACCACTCTTCGTGGTACCTTGTCCACTCGTAAATATAAGATTACCTCCAGCACCGTTGGAGGCTTGGCCAGCTGTGATTCTAACATGGCCGCCAACAGCGGTGGAAGCAGTGGTCTTACCAGCGGTAAGGCTAACAGCGCCCCCATTGCCGGTATCGCCATCGCCCACCTTCAGcgtgatgtcgccgccgttgccgccaacGGCGATGCCAGTGCTGATCGAGATGTTGCCGCTCGCACCAGCGGTCTGGgagtcgcccgtggcgagctccattttgccgctgttgccggtggtgccgccagcgccggtcttcatggacacgtcgccgctgttgccagatgtgccacctgcagcggtcgacagcttcatcgcgccgctgtcggttgcggtgccaacacctgtcgtgatcgttactgcgccgccggtgcccgagccATGGCCCGCCACAATCTCAATCTCACCACCAGTGctggtgctcgtggacgaagaTGCTGATGGATCGTCAGACGCACCAGCCTCGATGGTCAGCTTACCACCAGTGGCGTTGCTAGAGGTGGTTCTGCCAGCCGTCAGCGACatgtcgccgccagggccgGTGTTGCCATCGCCAACCTTCAGcgtgatgtcgccgccgttgccgccaacggcgcTGCCAGTGCTGATCGAGATGTTGCCGCTCGCACCAGCGGTCTGGgagtcgcccgtggcgagctccattttgccgctgttgccggtggtgccgccagcgccggtcttcatggacacgtcgccgctgctgccagatgtgccacctgcagcggtcgacagcttcatcgcgccgctgtcggttgcggtgccaacacctgtcgtgatcgtcactgcgccgccggtgcccgagccAAAGCCCGCCACAATCTCAATCTCACCACCAGTGctggtgctcgtggacgaagaTGCTGATGGATCGTCAGACGCACCAGCCTTGATGGTCAGCTTACCACCAGTGGCGTTGCTAGAGGTGGTTCTGCCAGCCGTCAGCGACatgtcgccgccagggccgGTGTTGCCATCGCCAACCCTCAGcgtgatgtcgccgccgttgccgccaacggcgcTGCCAGTGCTGATCGAGATGTTGCCGCTCGCACCAGCGGTCTGGgagtcgcccgtggcgagctccattttgccgctgttgccggtggtgccgccagcgccggtcttcatggacacgtcgccgctgttgccagatgtgccacctgcagcggtcgacagcttcatcgcgccgctgtcggttgcggtgccaacacctgtcgtgatcgtcactgcgccgccggtgcccgagccATGGCCCGCCACAATCTCAATCTCACCACCAGTGctggtgctcgtggacgaagaTGCTGATGGATCGTCAGACGCACCAGCCTTGATGGTCAGCTTACCACCAGTGGCGTTGCTAGAGGTGGTTCTGCCAGCCGTCAGCGACatgtcgccgccagggccgGTGTTGCCATCGCCCACCTTCAGcgtgatgtcgccgccgttgccgccaacggcgcTGCCAGTGCTGATCGAGATGTTGCCGCTCGCACCAGCGGTCTGGgagtcgcccgtggcgagctccattttgccgctgttgccggtggtgccgccagcgccggtcttcatggacacgtcgccgctgttgccagatgtgccacctgcagcggtcgacagcttcatcgcgccgctgtcggttgcggtgccaacacctgtcgtgatcatcactgcgccgccggtgcccgagccAAAGCCCGCCACAATCTCAATCTCACCACCAGTGctggtgctcgtggacgaagaTGCTGATGGATCGTCAGACGCACCAGCCTCGATGGTCAGCTTACCACCAGTGGCGTTGCTAGAGGTGGTCCTGCCAGCCGTCAGCGACatgtcgccgccagcgccggtgtTGCCATCGCCAACCTTCAGCGTGATGTCGCCACCGttgccgccaacggcgcTGCCAGTGCTGATCGAGATGTTGCCGCTCGCACCAGCGGTCTGGgagtcgcccgtggcgagctccattttgccgctgttgccggtggtgccgccagcgccggtcttcatggacacgtcgccgctgctgccagatgtgccacctgcagcggtcgacagcttcatcgcgccgctgtcggttgcggtgccaacacctgtcgtgatcgtcactgcgccgccggtgcccgagccAAAGCCCGCCACAATCTCAATCTCACCACCAGTGctggtgctcgtggacgaagaTGCTGATGGATCGTCAGACGCACCAGCCTTGATGGTCAGCTTACCACCAGTGGCGTTGCTAGAGGTGGTTCTGCCAGCCGTCAGCGACatgtcgccgccagggccgGTGTTGCCATCGCCAACCTTCAGCGTGATGTCGCCACCGttgccgccaacggcgcTGCCAGTGCTGATCGAGATGATGCCGCTCGCACCAGCGGTCTGGgagtcgcccgtggcgagctccattttgccgctgttgccggtggtgccgccagcgccggtcttcatggacatgtcgccgctgttgccagatgtgccacctgcagcggtcgacagcttcatcgcgccgctgtcggttgcggtgccaacacctgtcgtgatcgtcactgcgccgccggtgcccgagccATGGCCCGCCACAATCTCAATCTCACCACCAGTGctggtgctcgtggacgaagaTGCTGATGGATCGTCAGACGCACCAGCCTCGATGGTCAGCTTACCACCAGTGGCGTTGCTAGAGGTGGTTTTGCCAGCCGTCAGCGACatgtcgccgccagggccgGTGTTGCCATCGCCCACCTTCAGCGTGATGTCGCCACCGttgccgccaacggcgcTGCCAGTGCTGATCGAGATGTTGCCGCTCGCACCAGCGGTCTGGgagtcgcccgtggcgagctccattttgccgctgttgccggtggtgccgccagcgccggtcttcatggacacgtcgccgctgttgccagatgtgccacctgcagcggtcgacagcttcat
This DNA window, taken from Micromonas commoda chromosome 2, complete sequence, encodes the following:
- a CDS encoding predicted protein is translated as MITAGEADDGANGGTGGEIEIVAGLGAGAGGAVTITTGVGTATGSGAMKLSTAAGGTSGNSGDVSMKTGAGGTTGNSGKMELATGDSQTAGASGNISISTGSAVGGNGGDITLKVGDGNTGPGGDIGQGTTKSGAVVVTSGDANGLTGEIMMVTGSSANSSGTMTIGTGTATSGESG